A region of Onychomys torridus chromosome 10, mOncTor1.1, whole genome shotgun sequence DNA encodes the following proteins:
- the Myl7 gene encoding myosin regulatory light chain 2, atrial isoform — translation MFEQAQIQEFKEAFSCIDQNRDGIICKSDLKETYSQLGRVSVPEEELDAMLQEGKGPINFTVFLTLFGEKLNGTDPEEAILSAFRMFDPSVQGVVNKDEFKQLLLTQADKFSPAEVEQLFALTPMDLAGNIDYKSLCYIITHGDEKEE, via the exons ATGTTCGAACAAGCCCAGATTCAGGAATTCAAGGAA GCATTCAGCTGCATTGACCAGAATCGCGACGGCATCATCTGCAAATCAGACCTGAAAGAGACCTATTCCCAGCTCG GGCGGGTAAGTGTCCCAGAGGAGGAGCTGGATGCCATGCTGCAGGAAGGGAAGGGCCCCATCAACTTCACTGTCTTCCTCACACTCTTTGGGGAGAAACTCAATG GGACGGACCCTGAGGAAGCCATCCTGAGCGCTTTCCGAATGTTTGACCCCAGCGTCCAGGGGGTGGTGAACAAGGACGA GTTCAAGCAGCTTCTCCTGACCCAGGCAGACAAGTTCTCTCCTGCTGAG GTGGAGCAGCTGTTTGCCCTGACACCAATGGACCTGGCAGGCAACATCGACTACAAGTCCCTCTGCTACATCATCACCCATGGCGATGAGAAAGAGGAGTAG